Proteins encoded together in one Juglans regia cultivar Chandler chromosome 9, Walnut 2.0, whole genome shotgun sequence window:
- the LOC108997480 gene encoding protein LURP-one-related 17 translates to MFRFLRSMSRTVHEEVHHDDQAHEEDKIGDGGACMSLTVWRKSLLMSCNGFTVIDSNGNLVYRVDNYRGRRPQEVTLMDGTGKPILTMRRRKALRLVDSWLVYEGEATSTDHCGTVKSLKMPVCSLRKHVNILHANRNVLAYASLGTSDRRYSYVIEGSYAHRSCKVFEEQSRRVMAEIKRKEAIKGGVSFGLEVFLLVVHPGFDRGLAMALVLLLDQMFS, encoded by the exons atgttTCGTTTCTTAAGATCAATGTCAAGGACAGTTCATGAAGAAGTGCATCATGATGATCAGGCGCATGAGGAGGATAAGATTGGTGATGGTGGGGCATGCATGTCTCTAACGGTGTGGAGAAAGTCACTTCTGATGAGTTGTAATGGTTTTACTGTCATCGATTCTAATGGAAATTTGGTCTACCGGGTTGACAATTACAGGGGACGTCGTCCCCAGGAAGTCACTCTTATGGATGGCACCGGAAAACCCATCCTCACGATGCGCCGTCGGAAG GCGCTTAGGCTAGTAGATAGCTGGCTTGTGTATGAGGGGGAGGCAACTAGTACTGACCATTGTGGAACAGTTAAATCGTTAAAGATGCCCGTTTGCTCCCTGAGAAAGCACGTCAACATTTTACATGCCAATCGAAACGTGCTTGCATATGCATCTCTTGGGACCTCAGATAGAAGATATAGTTACGTGATTGAAGGTTCGTACGCCCATAGATCATGCAAAGTGTTTGAGGAACAGTCAAGGAGGGTTATGGCAGAGATCAAGAGGAAGGAAGCCATTAAAGGAGGGGTGTCTTTTGGGCTTGAGGTTTTTCTTCTGGTGGTGCATCCTGGCTTTGATCGCGGACTTGCTATGGCTTTGGTTTTGCTTTTAGATCAAATGTTTTCCTAG
- the LOC108997415 gene encoding uncharacterized protein LOC108997415 has translation MDALELPFPLDVAAPKLMGSDGFVRAGVTVKEAEAREQGGVPVLVSPPIARCSSVLRKKESACCDKVPDTEMCTLASQLPTFQGEDVSEHLYGMGKNRRLEYPRSDSVQLQRKAAKASRSGGVSSKRPRLAQMEDSMSLAGVEDKMDITDKLGPFPTRRISPENTPLLTQKNTFNKRSDKRGLKVPAKIKYDSFSMKAGLLNFSSASGGNNFFGLYGLKLDTNDITMLVDELALNDLLDGTYKCSSMVKDKGKKAENMSEDILHSVRKAFSVLQLSRPVQSQDIADVDSFSNKKISTCIVSSVSGNKGESCTPDLSTCNKDSYSKPDMLVNPLDLPLYQPKDILKNLVLAEPKDLESLLLDAAKSSLRNTSDIRPGKQMSRRVSLPPFPWSHTFSGHCRNNSDAIKSATTRSACQGRWVMIGNVSSFPRTTTDFLASIESLTYDQSLVPPGLSSENKISPLTSVRFPWSDRDSLSSATYSKASHIFRDPGGQVNYQGNAGQCPRLIAAAQTLYDIANHSVKQNPDGMIRWPKKPPQKAMRARKLKSNGKHEEIFATSIPLFSSNNLVRNVDPLVSSKKPKLSMIESSKDLDHSNCLRKGPLSWSTPRSSRSSPGKSTKDTIAEIKHSTVSILKQSCTMPPPTRVLDKACNNSLQKVRKLLPMDWNRGRDGLE, from the exons ATGGATGCGTTAGAATTACCGTTTCCTCTGGACGTGGCGGCGCCGAAGCTCATGGGGTCGGACGGGTTTGTTAGAGCTGGGGTTACCGTCAAGGAAGCTGAGGCTCGTGAGCAAGGTGGCGTTCCGGTTCTCGTAAGCCCTCCGATCGCCCGGTGCAGCTCTGTTCTCAGAAAgaaag AGTCTGCCTGCTGTGATAAGGTTCCAGATACGGAAATGTGTACGCTTGCTAGTCAGCTGCCCACTTTTCAAGGTGAAGACGTGTCTGAGCACCTTTATGGTATGGGCAAAAATCGTCGTTTAGAGTATCCTAGGTCTGATAGTGTACAGTTACAACGGAAAGCAGCAAAGGCATCAAGAAGTGGTGGTGTTAGTTCAAAGAGGCCACGGCTGGCTCAAATGGAAGATTCTATGAGTCTGGCTGGTGTAGAGGACAAAATGGATATTACTGATAAGCTTGGGCCGTTTCCTACAAGGCGCATATCTCCAG AAAATACTCCATTGTTGACACAAAAGAACACCTTCAACAAGCGAAGCGATAAGAGAGGTTTAAAAGTTCCTGCAAAGATCAAATATGATTCTTTTTCTATGAAGGCGGGGTTGTTGAACTTCAGTTCAGCTTCTGGAGGAAACAACTTTTTTG GGTTATATGGTCTGAAGTTAGATACTAATGACATCACGATGCTTGTGGATGAGCTGGCTTTGAACGATCTACTTGATGGCACTTACAAGTGTTCCAGTATGGTTAAAGACAAAGGGAAGAAAGCAGAAAACATGAGTGAAGATATTTTGCATTCAGTTAGAAAAGCTTTCTCGGTCCTGCAGCTCTCCAGGCCTGTCCAGTCCCAAGATATTGCGGATGTAGATAGCTTCTCCAACAAGAAAATATCTACATGCATAGTGAGCTCTGTTTCTGGCAATAAAGGAGAGTCCTGCACACCAGATCTATCTACATGTAACAAG GACTCTTATAGCAAGCCTGATATGCTTGTTAATCCGCTTGATTTGCCATTGTATCAAcctaaagatattttaaaaaacttggTGCTTGCTGAACCCAAGGATTTGGAGTCTCTACTCCTTGATGCGGCCAAGTCTTCTTTAAGGAATACTTCTGATATACGACCGGGCAAGCAAATGTCACGCAGGGTCAGCTTGCCACCTTTTCCATGGTCACATACTTTTAGCGGGCATTGTAGAAATAATTCTGATGCTATTAAATCGGCTACAACTAGGAGCGCGTGCCAAGGTAGATGGGTAATGATAGGGAATGTTTCCAGCTTTCCAAGGACTACCACCGATTTTCTTGCAAGCATAGAGTCACTAACTTATGACCAGAGCCTGGTTCCTCCAGGACTGagttcagaaaataaaatttccccATTGACATCTGTTAGATTTCCTTGGAGTGATCGGGATTCATTATCTTCTGCAACATATTCAAAAGCTTCTCACATATTTCGAG ATCCTGGAGGCCAAGTGAATTATCAAGGAAATG CTGGGCAATGTCCAAGATTAATAGCTGCTGCACAAACTCTGTACGACATTGCTAATCACTCAGTCAAGCAAAATCCAGATGGAATGATAAGGTGGCCAAAGAAGCCTCCACAAAAGGCCATGAGAGCTCGCAAGCTGAAATCAAATGGTAAACACGAAGAAATATTTGCAACATCGATTCCTTTGTTCTCATCTAACAATCTGGTAAGAAACGTGGACCCTCTTGTGTCCTCAAAAAAGCCTAAGCTGTCGATGATTGAGAGCAGTAAGGATCTAGACCATTCGAATTGTCTTAGGAAAGGACCATTAAGTTGGTCAACTCCCAGGTCAAGCCGATCATCGCCAGGCAAATCAACTAAGGACACGATTGCAGAAATTAAGCATTCAACTGTCAGCATTTTAAAACAATCATGCACAATGCCCCCACCTACAAGGGTTTTGGACAAGGCTTGCAACAACAGTCTTCAGAAGGTAAGAAAATTGTTGCCCATGGATTGGAACAGAGGACGCGACGGCCTTGAATAA